The Tumebacillus amylolyticus genome window below encodes:
- a CDS encoding histidine triad nucleotide-binding protein, whose amino-acid sequence MDCIFCKIVAGEIPSKKIYEDDHVFAFHDINPIAPVHALVIPKKHIQNVLEITPDDSETLLKLHQGIQHVARELGVAESGFRVITNTNEHGQQTVFHLHYHVVGGRQLEWKM is encoded by the coding sequence ATGGATTGCATCTTCTGCAAAATCGTCGCAGGTGAAATTCCGTCGAAAAAAATCTACGAGGACGACCACGTTTTCGCCTTCCACGACATCAACCCGATCGCCCCGGTCCACGCCCTCGTCATCCCGAAAAAACACATCCAAAACGTGCTGGAAATCACGCCGGACGACAGCGAGACCCTGCTCAAACTGCACCAAGGCATCCAACACGTCGCGCGCGAGCTCGGGGTGGCCGAATCCGGCTTCCGCGTCATCACGAACACCAACGAGCACGGCCAACAGACCGTCTTCCATCTCCACTACCATGTGGTCGGCGGACGACAATTGGAATGGAAGATGTAA
- a CDS encoding oligosaccharide flippase family protein: MRIFWALFYKFFLSGVSFVTSIITARYLGPTGRGYLTNTQNYFSYYSPVIGTFSEYIPYGINKQKRDPQAVFSTSLQYYAVLAGTLFALALLGTKWLWGGFWGIDPLATRGAWIVGIMAPFAMFHVYVTRLMWGMNELEWLNRLNTVQAVVFLLLMLLVVFGFRPIEASQTIYVIGAWFGSYVLTSMFSLYVVRRKTNFRITLRGDKTIRRETMNFGLNLVGANLLWILNARIDMTLVFWLLGPTNMGVYSTAIITAELLNVLSSSILQVVLTRMSTLEEKDSTQLTARIFRHTAVVVILSVIGMYTIMTWVMQLAYGAKFMAATPIFHVVIPGIALYGLTTVLTTFFNNQLGRPRVTTMLQFVSILTNVVVSVLLIPHLGMMGSAWAKTLAYMTMFLVTVYSFGRLTGYPVRKLFYLQPDEVAQYRSLLRKIRAKVQRKTAAE; encoded by the coding sequence ATGCGGATCTTTTGGGCATTGTTCTATAAGTTTTTCCTCTCCGGGGTGTCGTTTGTGACCTCGATCATCACCGCTCGCTATCTGGGCCCGACGGGGCGAGGGTATCTGACGAACACGCAAAACTATTTCAGCTATTATTCGCCGGTAATCGGAACGTTCAGTGAATACATTCCATACGGGATCAACAAGCAGAAGCGCGATCCACAGGCGGTCTTCTCGACATCGCTTCAATATTACGCGGTGCTCGCAGGCACACTGTTTGCTTTGGCGCTTTTGGGGACGAAATGGCTGTGGGGCGGCTTCTGGGGCATCGACCCATTGGCGACCCGCGGCGCTTGGATTGTGGGCATCATGGCACCGTTTGCGATGTTCCACGTCTATGTGACGCGTCTGATGTGGGGCATGAACGAATTGGAATGGTTGAACCGCTTGAACACCGTGCAGGCGGTCGTGTTCCTTCTGCTGATGCTCCTCGTGGTGTTCGGATTCAGACCGATTGAAGCCAGCCAGACGATCTATGTGATCGGGGCGTGGTTCGGCTCCTACGTGCTGACCTCGATGTTCTCGCTCTATGTGGTCCGGCGCAAGACCAACTTCCGCATTACGCTTCGTGGGGACAAAACGATCCGCCGCGAGACGATGAATTTCGGCTTGAATTTGGTCGGCGCAAACTTGCTCTGGATTCTGAATGCGCGCATCGACATGACGCTGGTGTTCTGGCTGCTCGGACCGACCAACATGGGCGTGTACTCGACGGCGATCATCACGGCGGAACTGTTGAACGTGCTCTCCTCGTCGATTCTGCAAGTCGTGCTGACGCGGATGTCGACGCTCGAAGAGAAAGACTCCACGCAATTGACGGCGAGGATCTTCCGCCATACGGCGGTTGTCGTCATTCTCTCGGTGATCGGGATGTACACGATCATGACGTGGGTGATGCAGTTGGCGTATGGGGCGAAGTTTATGGCGGCGACACCGATCTTCCACGTCGTAATTCCGGGGATTGCCCTGTACGGACTGACGACGGTGCTGACGACGTTTTTCAACAACCAACTCGGACGTCCGCGTGTGACGACGATGTTGCAGTTCGTTTCGATTCTCACCAACGTCGTGGTTTCCGTGTTGCTGATTCCGCACTTGGGGATGATGGGCAGTGCGTGGGCGAAGACGCTCGCGTATATGACGATGTTCCTCGTTACGGTGTACAGCTTTGGACGTTTGACCGGCTATCCTGTGCGCAAACTGTTCTACCTGCAACCGGACGAAGTGGCCCAGTACCGCTCGCTGCTCCGCAAAATTCGGGCGAAAGTACAAAGAAAGACCGCGGCCGAGTGA
- a CDS encoding MFS transporter: MIAFMKRNPRFFRFWLATWASDLGDWVRNITMMFLVLDLSKGSALSLSFNLFCEYAPIFLFGLFVGALADRWNRQRTVMGAILFRALIMALLVVAYLNGSLYMIYACAFVSAIGTLFFRSSNMGFFMLFVDAEDRKYATSLRQASSSAVQLLGPTAGAAFYLLIGASGGLAVTVTLFLVAVWLLSTIRVDQPESSKVRTFSGIWVDVKAGFQYSWGNSYVRPVLFVYMMYGMAAGIINVLEVFIVTDFLGLPKEMMAILASVQGAGMFVSSLIIGKLKVPLHRMVSMGMLIAGAFLAGMVAVNNFYMTAASLVVFSFGLMMVNVGITTILQTKVDFTFQGRTQMSASTVFNGFMVMTMLSSGWLLKAFTIRPVILLSGGLAALSGVVLFAIFSRVIRRENGVGAPNTEAA; the protein is encoded by the coding sequence ATGATTGCTTTCATGAAACGCAACCCCAGATTCTTCCGGTTTTGGTTGGCCACATGGGCTTCCGATCTCGGGGACTGGGTGCGAAACATCACGATGATGTTCTTGGTGCTGGACCTCTCAAAGGGCTCTGCGCTGTCACTTTCATTCAATTTGTTCTGTGAGTACGCTCCAATCTTCCTCTTCGGGTTGTTTGTGGGCGCGTTGGCGGATCGATGGAATCGCCAGCGAACGGTTATGGGAGCGATCTTATTCCGAGCACTCATTATGGCGTTGTTGGTCGTTGCCTATCTGAACGGATCGTTGTACATGATCTATGCTTGTGCCTTCGTCTCCGCGATTGGCACGTTGTTTTTCCGCTCTTCGAACATGGGATTTTTCATGCTGTTCGTGGACGCGGAGGACCGCAAATATGCAACGAGTTTGCGTCAAGCATCCAGCTCGGCGGTCCAACTGCTGGGGCCGACGGCGGGGGCGGCGTTTTATTTGCTCATCGGGGCGAGCGGCGGGCTGGCTGTGACGGTTACGCTGTTTCTCGTGGCGGTCTGGCTGCTTTCGACCATCCGTGTCGATCAACCGGAATCGAGCAAGGTGCGGACATTCAGTGGAATTTGGGTGGATGTCAAAGCCGGATTCCAGTATTCGTGGGGCAATTCGTACGTTCGTCCGGTGCTGTTCGTGTACATGATGTACGGGATGGCTGCCGGCATCATCAACGTGCTGGAAGTGTTCATCGTCACCGATTTCCTCGGCTTGCCCAAGGAAATGATGGCGATTCTGGCTTCGGTGCAGGGGGCGGGGATGTTCGTGTCCTCACTGATCATCGGCAAATTGAAAGTACCGCTGCATCGTATGGTTTCGATGGGGATGCTCATTGCGGGAGCTTTTCTCGCCGGGATGGTCGCCGTCAACAACTTCTACATGACGGCGGCGTCGCTTGTGGTGTTCTCGTTTGGACTGATGATGGTCAATGTCGGAATCACGACGATTCTGCAAACCAAAGTGGACTTTACGTTCCAAGGACGCACGCAAATGTCGGCCTCGACGGTTTTCAACGGGTTTATGGTGATGACGATGCTGTCGTCCGGCTGGTTGCTCAAAGCGTTCACGATCCGGCCGGTCATCTTGCTCAGCGGCGGATTGGCAGCGCTTTCGGGCGTGGTTTTGTTCGCGATCTTCAGCCGTGTGATTCGCCGTGAGAACGGCGTCGGAGCTCCCAATACGGAAGCGGCGTAG
- a CDS encoding YtrH family sporulation protein, whose translation MPFFSTVVLDFFVALGIVLGGSIIGALGAFLMHHPPMNSMLKLAEQLKIWALVAALGGTYDTLKLIDTGVFDLQFNGIVKQFCYLLAAFLGCNAGFYIVKWLVGDIR comes from the coding sequence ATGCCCTTTTTCAGTACGGTCGTGTTGGACTTTTTCGTGGCGCTCGGGATCGTCCTCGGCGGTTCGATCATTGGCGCCCTCGGCGCTTTTCTCATGCATCACCCGCCCATGAATTCCATGCTCAAACTCGCCGAGCAGTTGAAAATCTGGGCGTTGGTCGCAGCCCTTGGCGGCACGTATGACACGCTCAAACTGATCGACACCGGCGTGTTCGATCTGCAGTTCAACGGGATCGTCAAACAGTTTTGCTACCTGCTCGCAGCCTTTTTGGGCTGCAACGCCGGATTCTATATCGTGAAGTGGTTGGTGGGAGACATCCGATGA
- a CDS encoding Gmad2 immunoglobulin-like domain-containing protein encodes MSFKKWATAGAVVIVLGGGGFTAYQYTQGDKLVTAPVDSTPSQPSDSTKPAQPAPVPQDNSTTPSNGTNDPSPSEGGTTTPTPSTSDVITLSAYSGSGSYPLKGAAFSNNSFQLERIDWSESSKTLSFIGKMRAFEAVGYFRVRDQNKVVIESESGIKASAGAPEWGTIKADLSLPPEYKGQTLTVDFYTKSAKDGSRTDMLSLKIKLQ; translated from the coding sequence ATGAGCTTCAAGAAATGGGCAACAGCCGGAGCCGTTGTGATCGTGCTCGGCGGCGGCGGATTCACGGCGTACCAGTACACCCAAGGTGACAAACTCGTCACGGCACCGGTCGACTCCACTCCGTCGCAACCTTCCGACTCCACGAAACCAGCGCAACCGGCCCCTGTTCCTCAAGACAACAGCACGACCCCAAGCAACGGCACCAACGATCCGTCACCCTCCGAGGGAGGGACGACCACGCCCACACCGAGTACGTCCGATGTCATCACACTCTCCGCGTATTCGGGAAGCGGTTCGTATCCCTTGAAGGGGGCGGCGTTCTCGAACAACTCCTTCCAACTCGAACGCATCGATTGGAGCGAATCGAGCAAGACGCTTTCGTTCATCGGCAAGATGCGCGCTTTCGAAGCGGTGGGGTACTTCCGTGTTCGTGATCAGAACAAGGTGGTCATCGAATCGGAAAGCGGGATCAAAGCCAGCGCCGGCGCACCGGAATGGGGCACGATCAAAGCCGATCTTTCGCTTCCTCCCGAGTACAAAGGGCAGACGCTGACCGTGGACTTTTACACCAAAAGCGCCAAGGACGGCTCCCGCACAGACATGCTCAGTTTGAAGATCAAACTGCAATAG